The region CCTCTAATTGAAGTTGATCAATCATCTGCTGAATAACCTGACTCTCTACTAATTTCTGATCAATCATTTCTGGAGTCATTTTCTCAAATAATTTACCTGCTTTAGAGGCAACCACATCTGAGGCATTAGTAATTTTGAGAAGAATCATGATTAAATCAAAACTTAGATAAATTGAAATCAAATTCAATCTATTTATAATTAAATATTATATAAATTCTTAACTCATCTAATATTAAAGAATTATGGAAATATAATTCAACTAAGAATCAATATAAAAATTTGAATTAAAGCCAAGACTATAAAGATCCAAAGCGATATCATTCCTATTTTATTATGAAACGAACCCTTTCGATAAAATGATGGGCCTGAGTCCCAATCCCTTGTCATTCCTAAAATTCAAATAATATAAAAATAACATAGCAATAAATTTGTATTTTGATTGCTCCCACAAAAAAGTAATACAATTAAAAATAATATTTTAAAAACATCTAAAGATATCCACAGAAAAAAAACATATTACATAATAATAAGTCTAGATGAAATCTCAAACACTAGAAATTTCAAAGAAGTTAAATTTTCCCTCTTATAATGAGTAAATGAATTTTGAACACGAAAGAAATCTAATTTGAAGAATATTAGTTTCAGCTATATTTATTTATGCAATTCCTGGTAAAATAATAAATTTCGAATGGACTGCTGGATTGATCTCAAATAAAAATATACCTCCTACTTTAGCTTAATTTTTGTTATTTTTGGCAATAATTTGCCTAGTTTTTGGCTCAATACTTTTTATATAAGGATTTAACAAAATTAGGAGTATCTTCTACTAATATTTATAGTTCCAACACCTTATATATTTCATTTTTTCCTTTCCAAATAAAAGCTGTTCTCAAGAATACTGCTCTAATTGGGTGATTACTTATCGGTATAGATAATGCAAAAACAAAATCCCTCAAAGAACTTTTTAATAATCAGACAATTAAAAAATAATCAAAAAGTTAACTCAGTTTTGAAATTTTCGCTTGTGCCAATTCAACTTAATATCGACGGAGTCCTCAAGATTAAGCTTTACAGGACATTTTTCAGCTGTGCTTTGAAGGATTTTATACTTGTCAGAATCTAATTCAGATGGCATAAAAATTTCTAGCGCAAGAGTCTTTATTTTTCTAGGTCCATCTGATGTCATTGTTTTATAAACATCAATTTTAATCTTACCAAGTTTCCATCCTCTACGTTTTGCCTCGATCCCCATAATTGTTATTACACAAGTTCCTAAAGAAGAAGCTAGTAAATCAGTTGGAGCAAAATCTTTTCCTTCTCCGTCATGATCTTTGGGTGCGTCAGTATGAATTACAGAACCTGAAAGAGAATGTTTTGCTTCAGTGTGCAAATCCCCAAGATAAGTGCAGCTGATTTTCGTAGAATTATAATTAGTATCTTTTGAGTTTTTGATTTGAAGAACCTATTTAATAGATTTATTTTACCAAATTTATACTCTCATCAAGTATCCAATAAGCTCCTTTTATTAAAGAAAAACGAATTATGATAACAAATAAAAATATTATTATTTACAGAGAACAATTTACCTTATAAACAAAACGAATGATTTTCATTTCATTTTTTCTTAGTTTACTTATTACTCTTAATCCTTCTTCAAATTTTATTTGTGATGGAGATAGATTAACTGCGGTCATCAGGAATAACTTAAATGGAGATTTCGCAATAACTAATGATCTTGAAAATATTGATAAAGGAGCATTTATTGTTCTTAATTGGCGAGATATAAACCTCATGCTTCCAGTATCTTTTAAGGTCGGTGATATATCTTTCACAGACAAGAAATGGTTATGGAGTTATCAGGATGAGAAAAATGGATTAAGAATGGATGAACCCAGATTCGCTCAACTTTTGCCTAATGGAGAAATTCAAGAATTTTCTTGTCAAGCTATTTACACGGGAGACATGGTTTCATGAAGAAACCCTTAAGCAGGAAATAATCAAGACATGCTATGGCTAGATTTTAGTAGTTGAAAAAACTTAAATGACTGTATCAAGATCAAAGAGATTTGTATTTATTGATACGAAGCAAAATGTAAGCAAAAAACAAGTTTTTATTTTTGGATCAATCATTGCTAGTAGTTGCTTAAGTGGTGCATTTCTAATAACTTTGTATATTGAATATCTTCATAATCCAGCTTTTCACAGCTTTGTTCAATCAAGAGGAATATTCCTTTGAATTTTGAGTTAATTAATTTTAGATATTCCTTGTAAGACTAAAAAAGCTCTCAATTGAGAGCTTATACATTGTTTTAGAAAGTTTATACATACCTTAGAGCTGTCAAACCAAAGAATCCATTGTCAACAACTAAATCAAGAAAACCAACAATTGCTAAACATCAATTAAAAAGTTAAGCAATTTCCTAAATAACTTTAAATCGGTTACACAAAACCAGGGATGATTTGACCTGTGGTTGCATATGCGCCAACTAAGGCAATACAACCAAGTAGTGCTGCATAACCGTTAAGCCTTTCTGCGGTTACCTTTTCAGGATCAATGTTTCTTGCGATGTTTTTTTGAGTAGACATTACACAACACCAGGGATTAGTTGGCCAGTTGTTAGGTAGATACATGTGAGGGGTAGGAAACTCATCATGGCTGGCCTTCCGATACTTCTTTCTAAAATTGTTTTATTAGAAGGTTGCATAACTAAAAATTCAGAAGATGCCAGGAATTATTTGACCTGTTGTTGCATATGCGCCAAAGGCTGCAACAAAGCCAAGCATTGCTGCCCAACCGTTAAACTTTTCTGCTTCAGGTGTCATTTGAATTGGATTTAATGTGGAATAAATGTAACGGAGTTACACCTGCGGTTGCTGGTGGGCAACCGAACATACCAGTAAAAATAATTAAACACATTAGAAAAATATATATATATAAACGAAACTTTAATCAATACCTTTTCTTTGAAACACTTGTCAAATTCCTATAGTTAGAGAAATTAAATGACAGAATAATTTGTACGACCCCTCGATTGGACAAGAATCACTCACTAC is a window of Prochlorococcus marinus str. MIT 0917 DNA encoding:
- a CDS encoding OsmC family protein gives rise to the protein MHTEAKHSLSGSVIHTDAPKDHDGEGKDFAPTDLLASSLGTCVITIMGIEAKRRGWKLGKIKIDVYKTMTSDGPRKIKTLALEIFMPSELDSDKYKILQSTAEKCPVKLNLEDSVDIKLNWHKRKFQN
- a CDS encoding high light inducible protein, which gives rise to MSTQKNIARNIDPEKVTAERLNGYAALLGCIALVGAYATTGQIIPGFV
- a CDS encoding high light inducible protein; translation: MTPEAEKFNGWAAMLGFVAAFGAYATTGQIIPGIF